Genomic window (Geoalkalibacter ferrihydriticus DSM 17813):
GAACGCTCCATTCTCCTGCCCACGGTTTCAAATAAGCCCCGCCTCACCGTGGAAGAAAAGAAAGACTACTTCCACCATTTTCTGGAAGATCGACCTTCGGGCAGGATTGACATGCGAACCATCGAACTTGGCTGCAACACGGCGGTGGATGCTGGACTTTACACCTTCACCTTCGCCAAAACAGGGGCCTCGGTCAGCGGGCGTTACAGCTACACCTATCGTTGGAACGGCTCGGAGTGGCTCATTACCAGTCACCATTCCTCGGCTATGCCCGAGAAAGAATAGCCATCGTCACCAAAAAGACGGGGGGATATATCAGGGCAGGCCCACACCTTGATGGCCTGCGACGTCAACAGGAGAAAAATCGAAACGTCCATTCAGCCTGCTGCAGGTTGGTCTCCCTTGTCCTTGGTTGCGCAATTGGTGAATCCATACGCCCCCTGAGATAGCCAAGATGTCTCAATTACCCTTGGCCTGCGCAGCAGGGTCTCCCTGCTTGGCCTTGATCTGCTCTTCCAACTGCTTGAGGGCATGGCTCAATCCGTTGATAAAGTTCGGGGCCGTGAGCGCCGGCAAAATCAGGGTCGCCANCCTGCTTGGCCTTGATCTGCTCTTCCAACTGCTTGAGGGCATGGCTCAATCCGTTGATAAAGTTCGGGGCCGTGAGCGCCGGCAAAATCAGGGTCGCCACCTCAACCGGTTCGTTGTCGGGACCGTTCTGGGCCAGCTTGATACGCAGGTTGCCGTTGGACAGAGAGACGCTGGTAAAACCATCGGTAAAAATGTGCATGTGCTTGACTCCTTGATCGTCATTTAAAGGGGCGGCCTACGAGCCGCCCCCGAGGTTGACAGAGGTTTTTTGATCAGAACCGGTAGCCCACAGTGGCCCACAGGCGCGGGTTACGATCCTTGCTGTCGGACAGGGGCTCTCCGCCCCTGGTTCGCCAGGCCAGGGCAAGATCGGTGCTGAAGCCTTTGTAGGCGGCGCGCAACCCGATGCCGGCGCCGTCGATACGGCGGTGGTTGTCGGTCTCCTCGGAAAACTTGTTGATGCGCACATGGCCAAAATCATAGAACAGATAGGGACTGACCTGCTGGATCCGGTAGCGCAGTTCCACCTGGGTCAGAATGCCCTGGTCGCCATAGCCTTCGCCGCTGGGATAGGCGCGCACCCCATAGGCTCCGCCGACACCGAAATCCTCCGATGAATCCAGATTGCTGTCGCTTTTCTGTCCACTGACCCGGGCAAAGAAGGTCCAACTGTCGGTGATCTGCTGCAAGCGGGCGACATCGAGATTGATCTTGTGAAAGTTGCCCTGCGGACGATCGGCGACCCTGTCGTTGAATTTGACCCGCCCCTGCGTCCAGACGAGGCTGCCGTAGGTGATGCCGGCGCCCAGGAATCCGTCGCGATGATCAAACAGCAGACTGATGGGGACACTGTCGCTGTTGCGCCGGGTGCGCCCGGTCAGATCATCGTCGGTCAGGCGTTTGTGCTGATAGAGGATGCCGGCGCTGAGGTTGGTGCGTTGGGAGCGGACGAGCGGGTAGCTGAGCCCCGCGCTGGTGATCTGGGCGGTTCCGGTGCTCTCGGCGACGGAAAACTCCTTGCCCAGTTCATAGTCGGTATGGGCATAGCCCACCTGCGCCCGCAGCCCGGAGTAGCCGACGGGCACACTGTAGGTGGCCGAGCCCAACAGCAGGGTTTCGTTGGTGACCATGGTGCGCAGTTGCAATTGATCACCGACCCGCATCAAGGGATTGAGGTTTAACCCGAGGCGGGCGCGGTATTCGCCGGTGTAGCGGTTGCCGTGATTATCGACGGCGACATCTCCACTGTAACGTTTGTCAGGCTCGACGGTCACCAGCAGGTCACCGGTGCCGAGTTCCTGTCCGGGGCGGATCAGCGGAGCGGTGCGGATGCCGGGGAGATCATCCAGCAGCAGGGTGGTGCGCTCCAGCGGGGCGGAGGCTATCACCTCGCCTTCCTGTAGAGCGCCAAGCCAGCGTTGGGCCGTATCGGCGACGCGTTCATCTCCTTGGGCAAGAACTTGGCCATAGCGCCCCTCAACAATCTCGATCCGCAGCGTTCCGTCGCTCAGGGTCTGGGCAGGCAAAAAAGCGCGCGCGAAGGGATAACCCTTTTGCTGATAGAAGCTGGTGACCTGCCAGGCGATATCACGCAATCCGGCAAGGTCGTACTCCTGTCCCAAACGATCCGCAACGATGTCGGTTACCTGCTCATCGCTAAAGGCGCTGTGACCAGAGAACTCAAGGGTGCGCACCTCGGCCGTGGGGCCGCCGGGGGCGACGGGCTCCCGGGTCGGGGGGTCGATGACCAGGCCGTCACTGGGAGTCGGGGGCAGGGGGGGTGTTTGCAGCTCCTGCAGGATGCGCCCGGCATCGGGCGGGGTTTGGGAAAATGCGGGTTGAGCCACAACGAAAATCGCAAGGACAGCAAAAACACGAAGGGTGGATATCACGGCATAAAATCCTTTGTTTGCATTGGGCATTGTTAAACTCCAAGCTTTGTCCTGGAAACAAGCCCATCCCCGTCGAGCTGACCGACGGGCATGGCAGACTGATCGGCTAATGGGTTTCCCGGGACCTGTCACGGCCCA
Coding sequences:
- a CDS encoding SgcJ/EcaC family oxidoreductase; translated protein: MVGEQGTYTEVCKAVTEQEIAALFDRWNASLQTGDPTKVVQNYAERSILLPTVSNKPRLTVEEKKDYFHHFLEDRPSGRIDMRTIELGCNTAVDAGLYTFTFAKTGASVSGRYSYTYRWNGSEWLITSHHSSAMPEKE
- a CDS encoding ShlB/FhaC/HecB family hemolysin secretion/activation protein, whose product is MISTLRVFAVLAIFVVAQPAFSQTPPDAGRILQELQTPPLPPTPSDGLVIDPPTREPVAPGGPTAEVRTLEFSGHSAFSDEQVTDIVADRLGQEYDLAGLRDIAWQVTSFYQQKGYPFARAFLPAQTLSDGTLRIEIVEGRYGQVLAQGDERVADTAQRWLGALQEGEVIASAPLERTTLLLDDLPGIRTAPLIRPGQELGTGDLLVTVEPDKRYSGDVAVDNHGNRYTGEYRARLGLNLNPLMRVGDQLQLRTMVTNETLLLGSATYSVPVGYSGLRAQVGYAHTDYELGKEFSVAESTGTAQITSAGLSYPLVRSQRTNLSAGILYQHKRLTDDDLTGRTRRNSDSVPISLLFDHRDGFLGAGITYGSLVWTQGRVKFNDRVADRPQGNFHKINLDVARLQQITDSWTFFARVSGQKSDSNLDSSEDFGVGGAYGVRAYPSGEGYGDQGILTQVELRYRIQQVSPYLFYDFGHVRINKFSEETDNHRRIDGAGIGLRAAYKGFSTDLALAWRTRGGEPLSDSKDRNPRLWATVGYRF